In a genomic window of Cydia fagiglandana chromosome 8, ilCydFagi1.1, whole genome shotgun sequence:
- the LOC134666982 gene encoding uncharacterized protein LOC134666982 codes for MQQRQRNSSVSSPSRPVPITYMGNGSSSRVPYLPTALQILKEESNTDLAEEPSEQDIERQAFKSEIERFIEISKYFSSPVRKTASYLCENRLVAYPNPYRIEYKRGGVTTEHIKFSNLTLEPVYIKFFKLTPDIEEIKFINMTLSRCKRIPPGLSFNFGFVYNDVNESLPCNVKMIFVASRKTTTPCYQMCEIDLNIDVKKTRI; via the coding sequence atgcagCAACGACAACGTAACTCATCGGTTTCATCACCATCTCGACCAGTGCCAATAACGTATATGGGCAATGGTTCATcttcgagggttccgtacctgcCGACCGCCCTCCAAATATTAAAGGAAGAGTCAAATACGGACTTGGCTGAGGAACCAAGCGAGCAGGACATCGAGAGGCAAGCCTTCAAATCAGAGATCGAAAGGTTTATAGAAAtttctaaatatttttcaagTCCTGTGAGAAAAACGGCTTCTTATCTATGCGAAAACCGCCTAGTTGCATATCCTAATCCGTACAGAATTGAGTACAAGCGAGGTGGCGTTACGACAGAGCACATCAAGTTCTCCAACCTTACGCTGGAACCGGTTTACATTAAGTTCTTCAAGCTAACCCCTGACATAGAAGAAATTAAATTTATCAATATGACATTATCCAGATGCAAGCGGATACCTCCGGGGCTATCATTCAACTTTGGCTTCGTCTATAACGATGTAAACGAAAGCTTACCGTGCAATGTTAAAATGATATTTGTCGCATCGAGAAAAACTACCACTCCTTGTTATCAAATGTGCGAAATCGATTTAAATATTGACGTAAAAAAGACGAGAATATAG
- the LOC134666897 gene encoding sucrose-6-phosphate hydrolase-like has product MNDPNGFCIFNNEVHLFYQYNPYTSYETGIAHWGHAISKDYFHWQHQPIAMYPDQWYDATGVFSGSALIENNTMYLFFTGNVNYPGETPDHINRQALAWSTDGVNVTKYENNPIINGSLTMPNLRDPKVWEYEGTYYMVLGNSLNETYGRALLYSSNDKISWDYVSVIAQSNGSLGYMFECPDFFELDGKYVLLFSPQGIEASGDKYHNLYQTGYIIGDFDYSTHTFTPTSEFVELDHGHDVYATLTTLDNLGRRIVIAWFDMWEQNYPEAADGFTGIMTIPRELRIINGKLLQKPVREISRIKGKQVSAKKGNYTLRYKAGEVNVLADGSKDLQLYIASSNVTVTISYDAANGKVTLDRGGSDGVRRTDWKPAGQLKWRIFVDASSIELFCGDGEVTFSSRFFPTGAVTIYQRGAAVLKVREIVRTMPKPK; this is encoded by the coding sequence ATGAACGATCCCAATGGTTTCTGCATCTTCAACAACGAGGTCCATCTGTTCTATCAGTACAATCCATATACCAGCTACGAGACCGGCATCGCACACTGGGGCCACGCCATCAGCAAGGACTACTTCCATTGGCAACATCAACCGATCGCCATGTACCCTGACCAGTGGTACGACGCAACCGGCGTCTTCTCTGGAAGCGCTCTAATCGAAAATAACACCATGTACTTGTTCTTCACCGGAAATGTAAACTACCCAGGAGAGACGCCCGATCATATAAACCGTCAAGCCCTAGCCTGGAGTACGGACGGCGTCAACGTTACTAAATATGAGAACAATCCCATCATCAATGGTTCTTTAACCATGCCGAATTTACGAGACCCCAAAGTCTGGGAATATGAAGGTACATATTACATGGTATTGGGCAACTCTCTGAATGAAACTTATGGCAGGGCCCTTCTTTACTCTTCAAACGATAAGATTTCATGGGACTACGTTTCTGTTATCGCGCAGTCGAACGGCAGTTTGGGGTATATGTTCGAATGCCCTGACTTCTTTGAACTTGACGGTAAATACGTACTTCTATTTTCGCCTCAAGGTATAGAGGCTTCGGGGGACAAATACCATAACTTATACCAAACAGGTTACATAATTGGCGACTTTGACTATTCAACTCATACGTTTACTCCGACGTCGGAGTTTGTGGAGCTCGACCACGGACACGATGTTTATGCTACTCTGACCACTTTGGATAATCTTGGACGCCGTATCGTCATAGCTTGGTTTGATATGTGGGAACAGAACTACCCTGAAGCCGCCGATGGTTTCACTGGTATTATGACCATACCTAGAGAGCTCAGAATAATAAACGGCAAACTTTTGCAGAAACCCGTAAGAGAAATATCTAGAATCAAGGGAAAACAAGTTTCGGCGAAAAAAGGAAATTACACTCTACGTTATAAAGCCGGAGAAGTTAATGTTCTTGCCGACGGTAGTAAGGACCTTCAACTGTACATTGCGTCCAGCAATGTAACAGTGACGATATCTTACGATGCAGCGAACGGCAAGGTGACGCTGGACCGCGGAGGCTCCGACGGTGTTCGTCGCACCGATTGGAAACCTGCAGGGCAGCTTAAATGGAGAATCTTTGTGGACGCGAGCTCTATAGAGCTGTTCTGCGGAGATGGCGAGGTGACTTTCTCGAGCCGATTCTTCCCTACGGGTGCCGTGACCATTTACCAAAGGGGAGCAGCGGTATTGAAGGTACGCGAAATTGTACGCACTATGCCTAAACCGAAATAA